From the genome of Triticum aestivum cultivar Chinese Spring chromosome 1A, IWGSC CS RefSeq v2.1, whole genome shotgun sequence:
AGAACAGAACAAACCATGAGTAACAGAGTAACTTACATATAATTGTGTGAGATGGTATGTGAAATGATTTACAAGGATACATAGTAGGCATACCAAAAAGCTGTCTCTTGAGATCCTCCTGCATGGTATCATTGTTGCAGACAAAGATGTATCCACCAAGAACTTCATTCCTTGGTAGCATCTCGCTTGTTGGTAATGTTTTGAAGCGCTTGTCAACagagttgttgttgctgttgcctcCATTGTTGTTGTTACCACCATTGTGTTTGCCGTTTGCTTCCTTCCCATTCTGATTATTCGGATATTTGTTGACCCCGACATTCATCTTGAATGAATTGACATTACCGTTGTTTCCCTTGGGGTACATGGGGTTCATGTTATAGGCCATGTTGCGGAAAGGGTACTTCATGGCAGCCTCGTTCATCTTGAGATCGTTCATCTTAAGATCCAGGTTCATGAGGCCAAGATTGAGGTGGTCCATCTTGTTGTCTTCTTGGTGGTAGGATTGCTTATCCCATTGCTTCACATCAGGGACGGTGTTCATCCTTGCATACTCAAAGTCATTCATCCTCTCAGCCTTTGACTTTGTGATCTCAGCCAGCTTTGATGTCATGAGAGACCATTGGCGGTCCTCCACCACCTTTGATTGCCCACGGAACTCATCTCCGAGATGCCACAAGTTGTCCATAGCTCAGTTCAAGCTCTCTGCACGCAAGAAAGGATTAACATATATCAGGTGACAAACAACACTTGTAAAATATCCTGCTTACGAAAAT
Proteins encoded in this window:
- the LOC123061233 gene encoding B2 protein, which translates into the protein MDNLWHLGDEFRGQSKVVEDRQWSLMTSKLAEITKSKAERMNDFEYARMNTVPDVKQWDKQSYHQEDNKMDHLNLGLMNLDLKMNDLKMNEAAMKYPFRNMAYNMNPMYPKGNNGNVNSFKMNVGVNKYPNNQNGKEANGKHNGGNNNNGGNSNNNSVDKRFKTLPTSEMLPRNEVLGGYIFVCNNDTMQEDLKRQLFGLPARYRDSVRAITPGLPLFLYNYTTHQLHGVFEAASFGGSNIDPTAWEDKKCKGESRFPAQVRIRIRRLCKALEEDAFRPVLHHYDGPKFRLELSIAETLSLLDLCKTEDA